In Eubalaena glacialis isolate mEubGla1 chromosome 3, mEubGla1.1.hap2.+ XY, whole genome shotgun sequence, the following are encoded in one genomic region:
- the LOC133088324 gene encoding large ribosomal subunit protein uL22-like, with product MVRYSLDPENPTKSCKSRSSNLRVHFKNTRETAQAIKGMHIQKATKYLKDVTLKKQCLPFHRYNGGVGRCAQAKQWGWTQGRWPKKSAEFLLHMLKNAESNAELKGLDVDSLVIEHIQVNKAPKMRRRTYRAHGQINPYMSSPCHIEMILTEKGQIVPKPEEEVVQKKKISQKKLKKQKLMAWE from the coding sequence ATGGTTCGCTATTCACTTGACccagaaaaccccacaaaatcatgCAAGTCGAGAAGTTCAAATCTTCGTGTTCACTTTAAGAACACTCGTGAAACAGCCCAGGCCATTAAGGGTATGCATATCCAAAAAGCCACCAAGTATCTGAAGGATGTCACTTTAAAGAAGCAATGTCTGCCATTCCATCGTTACAATGGTGGAGTTGGTAGGTGTGCCCAGGCCAAACAGTGGGGCTGGACGCAGGGTCGGTGGCCCAAAAAGAGTGCTGAATTTTTACTGCACATGCTCAAAAATGCAGAGAGTAATGCTGAACTTAAGGGCTTAGATGTAGATTCTCTGGTCATTGAGCATATCCAGGTGAACAAAGCCCCCAAGATGCGGCGCAGGACTTATAGAGCTCATGGTCAGATCAACCCATACATGAGCTCTCCCTGCCACATTGAGATGATCCTTACTGAAAAAGGACAGATTGTTCCTAAACCAGAAGAGGAGGTTgtccagaagaaaaagatatcccagaagaaattgaagaaacaaaaacttatggcCTGGGAATAA